The Microbacterium phyllosphaerae region AGCTCGGCATCGCCCCCTCGTCGGTCACCGAGATGGTGAAGAAGCTCGCCGCCGCCGGACTCGTCTCGCATGTGCCGTACGGCGCGGTGCGCCTGACGGACGCGGGCACGCAGCGCGCACTGGCGATGGTGCGCCGCCACCGTCTGATCGAGACCTGGCTCGTGCAGGAGTTCGAGTACGGGTGGGACGAGGTGCACGACGAGGCCGAGGTGCTCGAGCACACCATCAGCGACCGGCTGCTCGAAGGCATCGACGCGCGCCTCGGACGACCCCGATTCGACCCCCACGGCGATGCGATCCCGGATGCCGCGGGAGTCGTCGACCGCGAGCCCTTCGTGCTGCTCGCCGATGCCCCGGCGGGCCACACCGGCAGGGTGCTGCGCGTCGACGACCGCGACCCCGAACTGCTGCGCGCACTGGAGGCGGCGGGTGTCGCCGTCGCCGCGACCGTCACGATCACGGCATCCGGCGTCGACCTCGAGGGTGTCGAGACCGCGCT contains the following coding sequences:
- a CDS encoding metal-dependent transcriptional regulator; translation: MASPAADDYLKTVYAHTEWQDAPITPSVLAAKLGIAPSSVTEMVKKLAAAGLVSHVPYGAVRLTDAGTQRALAMVRRHRLIETWLVQEFEYGWDEVHDEAEVLEHTISDRLLEGIDARLGRPRFDPHGDAIPDAAGVVDREPFVLLADAPAGHTGRVLRVDDRDPELLRALEAAGVAVAATVTITASGVDLEGVETALPDGAAHVVWLSA